The Pedococcus dokdonensis region GCTTCGGAGTTCAGCCTCTTTCGACCCCTTAGTGTTGAATGCTTACACCGAGGAGATCATGGCGGCACTCGACGGCGGCGGGCAGATCTCCGCTCCGTCCGACACCCCATTCGCTATTGGACTTGAGAGTCCCGACGATGAACGGCGTGATGTGGAGGCGGCCGATCAAGGCGAGAAGGCTGCCAGGCTCCTAGCGGCCATGGGCTTATTGGAACTGGCGGGAGATCCCCACGGTCTGCCTCGTGACCGCGTCGTGTCACTGGTCTTCAGTGGAGGAGAGGCGTCACTTGAGGGCGGTTCTCTGCGGTCCATCTCGCAACTCGATCTCCCTCCGAAGCTGCAGGATTTCGCGGAGCGGTGGGTGCGCGATGAGGTGAACATGTTCGCGGACCACTGACGGCTTCTGCCAATCGCCGTCGCCGATGCGTCATAGCCCCGTGCGGGAAATTGTCGTCGCCTACTCGACTAGCCGAGGCCCCGGGTGTGCCTGGTCGGCCCAGAACGAAACGCGCTTCGTGTCCCCACTGTGGCCGGGCGAACGGGTCTCCGGCCGGGCGACATCAGGAGCGGGGCGGCAATCGAGTCTGCGACGACCTGGCCGTGGCCCCATGTGTGGACACAACCCACAGCAGGGTCATGGCCGTCTCATGATTGGCCACTCGTTCGCGGGAAACGGAATCCCCCAACTGACTTGCAACGGCACGCGATGGTTCCCCTCGCGAACCTCGCTTACGGCTCGCGCGATGCGCCCGGACCTTGGCCGGCGGGATGCCTTTGCTCGATATGTTGTTGTTCGCCGTGCGTGCTTCGTCGTCCGTTCACGGGCTGAGCTTGCCGTCCATTCTTTACGGGTCTGGCTCGCGCACACGACAAAAGGTCGCGGTGGGCTCTGAACCCCGGTCACTGTGGTCGAGCGGGGCCGGTCTTTCCGCCGCTACTGCTCTTGGCGCGTTCCCGCTGTGAAGGGTTGCCGGTGACGGGCGGAGGTCCCACTCTGGTGGCAGTCCTGGACCTCGACGTCCTCGACGTCCGGTCGCAGTGAGGGAGGCACTCATGACCACTACGGAGACGACCTCGCACGTCCCCACCGCCGAGGACGAGCGGCGCCGGGCCAGGGCAGAGATCGAGGAGCTCAGCCACGCGGCATACGACGTCGCGGCGGCGCCGCCCACCACAGCCGGGCCACCCACGGAGTGCGACGTGATCATGAAGGGTGGGATCACGTCGGGGGTGGTCTACCCGCTGACCATCTGCCGGCTGGCGACGAAGTACCGGCTCAAGAGCATCGGGGGCACGTCGGCGGGGGCGATCGCGGCGGTGGTCGCAGCCGCCGCGGAGTACCGCCGCCAGCACGACTCCGAAGCGCCGGCCGAGGGCTACCAGGCACTGGCGGTGCTGCCGCTCGACGTGTCGAAGCGTCTGGCCACCCTGTTCCAGCCGCACCCCGAGACCGAGCCCATCTTCGGGGTGCTGCTCGCGGCGCTCGGCCCCGGCAAGGTGCGGGCCGCAGTGGTCGCGCTGGTCAGGGAGCGGCTCTGGTGGTTCCTGGGCGGGCTGCTCCTCGTGCTCGTGGTGGCGGCGCCGGCGTTGCTGCTCAACGGAATCCCGGGCGACGAGGGTTGGGGGCGGTTCACCCTCGCGCTGATCCTGCCTGTCCTGCTGGGGCTGGTCGTCGGCGTCGTGGCCGCGCTCGTCGGCTTCGCCCTCAAGGCGGTGAAGGTCCTTCCCCGTCACGACTTCGGCCTCACCGACGGCGCCACGCACTCGGGCAACGCCGACGAGCCGGCCCTCACCGAGTGGCTCAACCGCACGGTCAACGACGTGGCGGGGCTCCCCAAGGGCCGGTGCCTGACCCTGGGCGACCTGTGGGGCTCGGCCGGGCTGGCAGCGTGGCAGGCGTATGCCGCCGCGACACCGACCACACAGCGCCCCATCGGTGAGGTGCGCCGCAAGCGGGCCATCGACCTCGAGACGATGACGACGAACCTCACCATCCGTCGACCGTTCCGGATGCCGTTCCGCCAGCAGGTCTTCCTGTTCGACCGCGACGAGATGCTCGGCCTCTTCCCGCGCGACGTCGTCGACACGATGGTGGCCGGCCTGCCGCCATCGACGCACCTGCACCCGAAGACCAAGCAGCCGCTCTTCTACTTCCCCGGACCGGGTGCTCCGGAGAAGGGCGAGCGCAGGCCCGGTCCGGAGGCGCTGCCACTCGTGGTGATGGCGCGGATGAGCCTCAGCTTCCCCGGCCTGATCGCCGCCGTGCCGCTGTATGCCGTGGACTACAACGGCGACCAGTCGGTGGTGCGACACCTCTTCTCCGACGGCGGCATCAGCAGCAACTTCCCGATGCACTTCTTCGACTCGCTCCTGCCCACCCGCCCGACCTTCGGCATCAACCTGGCTTCACCGCACCCGCAGCACCCCGAGATGACCTGGCTGTCCGCGGCGGCCGAGGGCGGCGTCATACCTCGCGCGCAGCCGTTCACCACGGTGCCGGGCTTCGTGCAGGCCCTGCGCGACAGCGTGCAGAACTGGTCGGACAACACCCAGGTCACCCAACGCGGGTATGCCGAGCGCGTCGTCGAGATCCGGCTGCGCAAGGGCGAGGGCGGCTTCAACCTGGAGATGCCCGACGACGTGATCATGGCCCTCGCGGGTCGCGGCGCCGAGGCGGGCGAGAAGCTGCTCGGCTTCCAGTGGGACCCGCACCGGGTGATCCGCTACCGCAACGCCATGACGCGTCTCTCCGAGGTGCTGGAGGGTTTCGAGGTGGCGTGGGACGCGCGCGACTACGGCGGCCTGGTGGAGGACTACCCGACCAGCGGCGCGCCCGGCACCTCGTACATGGACGGCAAGGCCTGGCGGGAGAAGGACCTCGCCGCCACCAAGGCACTGCTCGACCTCGTCGAGGAGTGGGAGCAGGCGGACTGGCCGTCGCTGCGCCAGGACCGGCCCTCCCCCGCTCCGGCGATCAGGATGGCGCCGGAGTAGGGAACGACGACCACTGCCCAACCTGCACTGACCGTGCCGGCCGGTCTTGACACGAGCTCCGAGCAGGCGCATTCTCCTAACCATGTTAGGCGCACCTACCCGCGATAGGGTCGCGGAACGTCGTCAGGCGACCCGGGCCGAGATCCTCGCCGCCGCCTGGGACGTGGCGCACGAGAAGGGCATCGCTGCTCTGACCCTGAAGGATGTCGCCGACCGCGTCGGGATGCGTGCGCCTTCGCTCTACTCCCACTTCGCCTCGAAGAACGCGATCTACGACGCCATGTTCGGTCAGGCGTGGCAGGGATGTCTCGACGCCATGCAGGCGGTCGCTGACGCAGGTCTCCCGAAGGATCCGCGGAAAGCGCTGACGGTGATGGGTCGCGCCTACTTCGACTACGCCGTCGCCGACCAGTCCCGCAACCAGCTGATGAACGTGCGGATCAGCGCGGACTTCCAGCCGAGCGAGGAGGCCTACCTGCCGTCGCTCGCAGTGTGGGAGCTGGCCCAGGAGAACTTCGCCAGGATCGGGCTGTCCGCCGAGGACGACCTCGACCTCTTCTCCGCGGTCGTCGGCGGACTCGTCGACGCACAGCTGGCCAACGACCCGGGGGGCGACCGTTACGCGCGGCAGCTCGACCGCGCCCTCGGCATGCTCGCCGACCACTTCGGACTCTGAGGAAGCGACATGGCCACGACCACCGCACGCAAGGAGGCCGTCCACGACAGCCGGTTCGACCACGACACCGCCATCAGGCTTGCGGCCGAGGAGTACTCCCGGTTCGCCCGCGTCCTCGACGATCTGGACGACGACGACTGGCGGGCACCCACCAGCTGTCCGGGCTGGACGGTCCGAGACATGGTGGGGCACACGCTCGGGATGGCCGAGCTCGCCGCGTCGCTGCCCGAGATGGCGCGCCAGATGCTTCTCGCCACCCGCGCAGCGAAGCGCTCCGGGCGCCCACAGATCGACGAGCTCACCGACCTCCAGGTGCGCAAGCACCAGCAGCTGAGCGTGCCGGATCTCGTTGCAGCCGTTCACCGGATCGGGTCCGAGGCAGCCGCGGGGCGTCGCCGTCGCCCGGCGTTCCTGCGGTCGAGGACGATCGTCGACCAGGGTCCTGACGGCGCGAGCCCGGAGTCCTGGACCGTCGGTTTCTTGACCGACACGATCCTGACCCGCGACCCCTGGATGCACCGCAGTGACATCGCCCAGGCGCTGGAACGTCCGATGGAGCTCACCCCCGACCACGACGGCATACTCGTCGCCGACGTCGTCACCGAGTGGGCTGTGCGGCACGGGCAGCCCTTCGACCTCACCCTGACCGGGCCGGTTGGCGGCCGGTGGTCGTCCGGGACCACCGGCGAGTCGATCACGATGGATGCCGAGCTGTTCTGCCGGACGTTGTCCGGGCGAACCCCCGGCACCGGGCTGATGGCGACCTTCGTGCCGTTCTGAGCCGCGTAGCCAAGCCTTGTCCCGCCAGTCCCTCGCGAGGAGTCTGGGTGCATGAAGCCGATCGAGTTCGAGATCACGCGCGAGGTCCGTGCCCCGATCGAGGAGGTCTTCGCCCGACTCGTCGACATCGAGGGCCACAACGACTGGATGGCCCATCGCGGCAGCATGCTCAAACGCACCCGGCAGACCTCGCCGGGAGAAGCCGGAGTCGGCACGACCTATGTCGACCAGACGCGGCAGGGTGCGATGCCGGGCGAGATCGCGGTGCTGGAGCGCCCCTACGAGATCGTCTACCACTGGTGGCAGAAGTCCCGAGCGGGGAAGGTCAAGTTCGAGGGTTGGCCGAGCTACAACCTGGAGTCCAGCACCGACGGTGGGACGGTGGTCCGCCACCACGCCAAGATGTTGGCGTATGGCGTGTGGGGGCTGGGCGCACCGATGTTTCGTCGCATGGCGCTCAAGGAACGCACCACGACCCTCGAGGCCCTCAAGGCGTCCTTCGAGCAGGAATCACGCTGATCGAGTGAGTGACTGAGACCTAGCGCGCCGATGTGCCGGGCCCAGCCTTGCGTTGGCCAGTCGTGAGGACGCGGCCGAGCAGGGCCCCGCCCAGCGTTCCCAGGGCAAGGAGGGGAAGTCCGAGGTAGATCGCGCTGTCGCTCCACTCGTACCAGTCGCCCGAGATGACTGCTGGCAGGAGCACCAGAAGAGCTGCCGCGACCACCCCCAGGGCGAAGCCGCCGACAAGGCACTTGACCAGCGCTCCACTGCCTCGCTCCGCCTGAGCTCCGCCGTCCATGCCGTCTCCTTCGCCACCGGTTGGGCCCGAGTGCCATCATCCAACCTTCTCGATCTGGTAGCCCACTGCGGCCATGGACTCGCCGGCGGGCACGATGACGACGACGGAGTTGTGAGCGGGCTGATCAAGCTGCACTTCCACGGCGTCGGTCATCGTCGCCGCGGTGCAAGCATCCAGCTGCCGGATGTTCGAACGACCGCCGAGCGAGAGGTGTGCGACCAGTACGCCTTCGCCGGCGCACCGGACCACAAGTCGATACTTCCCCGGCGTCCAAGTTCCGGCGTCCTCGTCGCGGATGATCATTGTCTGGACGCCATGCTGACGCTGGACGACCGTCGGCCGCGCCGGCACACTCACGACCGCGCCAGGATCCTTCACCTGATTGACGTCTGCCAGCAGGGCATCCATCCGAGCGACGAAGTTGGCGGACCCACCGGCCTGCGCGGAGGACGCAGACGCGGGTGAAGCCCGGGAGATGTCGCCATCGGCGTCGGTACAGCCGGCAAGCACGACGGTCACGAAGGTCACGACGAGCCCAAGCGCGAGCCTTTCCGTAAAGGTCCGAAAGCCGACCCGCCGCAGCGAAGGGATCACGCTGCGGTCTCCCAGTAGTAGTACCCCCACACGTTGGCACTGGGCATCTTGGTGACCGTGCCCGTATAGCTGGACGTCACTGCACACGCAGAGTTCACGTAATACTTCTTCACGCCCATTCGGTAACCCCAGTTGCCGAACTGAACGTGTCCGTACCTGGTGTTCGACGAGATCTTGCGCGAGTACCCAATAGTCTCGGATCGGGAACTCGACGCCGATGCGTCGATGCCGAAGGTGGCCTCCGCTTCGGCCACGATCGCCGAGTACGAAACCGAAACCCCCATCGAGACACTGATGGTTGCCGTCTGCGTACTCTCCCGGCTAGCCGAGACGGTGCCCCCCGGCCCATGCTTCCAGTGCACTCCTGTGGGGATGCGCCAGTTGTCCGTCCTGGAGTATGTCTTGTAGTTCCAGCCGTACTCCGCGCAGCGCTGGGTGCCGCCGCCGTCAGAGGCTGATGCCGATGTGGCGCCCACCAACAGCACCAAGCCAGCCGCCGCAACGCCAGCGCCGATTCGCTTGAGGTTCGCATAGCGCATGTGATGACCCCTCCCGCCCCTGAGGCCATCTGCGCCCTATGTGCAGTCCCGTCGACCAAGTGGCAGAAGCATCTTTCGCTCTATTGAAATTGCCCGTCAATGACTAATTTTCTAGTCATCTAGCGTCACGTCGAGTCACGCCGAGTCACCGGCAGTCACGCGGCAGTGCCCAGCCCCTGAGACAGGCCTGGGCATTGCCGAGCGCATAGTGTCCACCCGAGCTGGGAGCGGTCACCTCGAGTGCGGGCTACTAACCGAGCCCCAGGTTGAACCGGTCTGGTCACAGAACTCGCTGGCTAGGCAGCCTTCGGCCAGGTCGCTGCCATCCGCAGGATGAGGACGAGCAGGCCGACCTCCAGGACGACGCCCAGACCGTAGTAGAACGGCCACGTCCCGCCCGCCAGGTTGAACGCGGCATACGGGATCTGCACCGAGGCCACAACGAGGTTCGTGAGGCGAGATGCCCGCGCAGGCAACGTGGTCGACAGCACGATCATGAAGGTCGGGATCGCCATGAGGGCGATGATGGTCGTCAACAGGGTCTGGGTGGCATCGAACTCCCACACCTTGCCGTCGAGGATGGTGTCGACGACGCCGGGCTTGAAGAAGGCGATGATGTCGACGTACGCGTACAGGAACATGACGCTCGTCCAGGCTGCCGCGAGCTTGACCCTCACCGGGAGGCGCGGGTCGTCCAGGGTGCGGGCGGCGGAATCGCCCGCGGCCGTCGTGCGGGCGGAATCGCCCGCGGCAGTCATGCGGGCGGCGGCGGTGCGGGCGGTGCTGGTGCTGGTGTGACTCATCGTGGGCTCCAAGGGATTGAAAGGGATCGTGGGCTCCACGGTCGCCGAGTCCAGAGGCACGCACATCAGCCCGCAGGCCACAGCCCACCCGGCCTGAAGAACGGTTCTCCAGTCGTTCTTTCGGCCAGTAGGCCCAGAGGAAGCCGATCCCTAGGCTGGAGCCGTGGTCGCTGTCCTGAGCTCGGTCTGGGAGGAGCCCAGGCCGCCCGACGCTCCGCCCATCGGTCGACTCGACCAGCTGCTGGCCGGCGGATTCGCTGTCGCAGCACTGGTGGAGGGCATCGTCCGGCCGGGCTTGGACTGGCGACCCCTGGTCACGGTGCTCGCCCTCGTGCTGGTGCCCGCGCTGTCGTGGCGTCGACAGCGTCCCCTGACAGCCGCCGCGCTCGGGTGGGGTGTCGCCGGGATACTCTCGGCACTCCAGCTCACGGCGAACACCGGTGACCTCGGCCTCTACTCCATGGCTGCCGTCCTGGTCCTCCTCTACTCGTTGGCGCGATGGGGGTCGGGCCGGGAGGTGGTCGCGGGCCTCGCGTTCGTGACGGTGGTCGTGGCGCTCGGGATGTATGCGGCATCCGCGGGCTGGGCCGAGCTGTTCGGCGGGGTCGTCCTCCTGCTGCTGGTCGTCGCCCTCGCGGCGGCGTTCCGCTACCGCGCTGACGTCTCGCGTCGCCGCCAGCGCGAGATCCGCAATGACGAGCGACTGTCGCTCGCCCGCGACCTGCACGACACCGTCGCCCACCACGTCTCCGCGATCGCCGTGCAGGCACAGGCCGGTGGAGTGGTCGCCGCCGCGCAGCCCGAGAGGGCCGCCGAGGTCCTCGCCGCGATCGAGATCGAGGCGTCGCGGACCCTGGCGGAGATGAGGTCGATGGTGCGGGTGCTGCGTGAGGAGGATGCCGTCGACTTCGCACCACAGCCGGGCGTGGCCGACCTTCCCGCGCTGGCGCGAGCCCACCCCTCTCCCACCGTGGAGGTGGTCGTGGACGGTTCACAGCACCCGTTGCCCGGACCCGTGGACGCCGCGATCTACCGGATTGCCCAGGAGTCGCTGACCAACGCCGTGCGCCACGCCCGGAGCGCGACCAGTGTCGCCATCGACGTATGCCGTGAGGCTGGCTCCGTGCGGCTGCGTGTCAGTGACGACGGACGGACCGAGCCGGGGCCTGGACCGGCGCGCGGGTTCGGCTTGCGGGGCATGGCCGAACGGGCCGAGCTCCTGGGTGGGTCCTTCTCCGCCGGACCGGGGCCCGACGGTGGCTGGGTGGTCGAGGCCGTCCTGCCCGTGGAAGCCTTGTCATGACCATTCGGGTCGTGGTGGCCGACGACCAGGACCTCGTGCGGACCGGGCTGGTGATGATCCTCGGCGCCCAACCCGACCTGGAGGTCGTCGGCGAGGCTGCCGACGGGCTCGAGGCGCTCGCCCTGGCAACCCGGCTGCGTCCCGACGTCCTCCTCGTCGACATCCGCATGCCGGGCCTCGACGGGGTCGAGGTGACCCGACGGCTGGCCGGGCCGGACGTGCCGGACCCGATGGCGGTCGTCGTCATCACCACCTTCGACCTCGACGAGTACGTCCTGGGTGCGCTGCGAGCTGGCGCGCGCGGCTTCCTGCTGAAGGACGCCGGGCCGGCTCTTCTCGTCCAGGCCATCCACGCAGCGGCCGAGGGAGACGCACTGATCGCCCCCAACGTCACCCGCCGGCTGCTCGCGACCTTCGCCGACCAGACACCGACCACGCCGGTCCAGCCCGTCGTCCCGCTGACCGAGCGCGAGGAGGAGGTTCTCGCGCTCGTCGCCCGGGGCAGGACCAACGCCGAGATCGCCACCGAGCTCTTCGTGGGCCTCAGCACGGTCAAGAGCCACGTCGCGTCCCTGATGGCCAAGCTCGGTGCCCGCAACCGCGTCGAGATCGCGATGTGGGCCTACGACACCAAGCGGGTCCGAGCTGGCTAGCCCCTACGCCTGGACGAGGGTGACGGGCATCGAGGAGTCGGCGGGGAGTCCGAGTTCGGAGGGAGTGCGTCCCTTCAGCACCATCTGGGCGCCGAGCGAGGCGACCATCGCACCGTTGTCGGTGCAGAGCCCGGGCCGCGGGACGCGCAGGGTGATGCCGGCGTCGTCGCAACGTTCCTGGGCCATCGCGCGGAGTCGGCTGTTCGCGGCGACGCCACCACCGATCTGCAGGTTGCTGACGCCGTGCTCCTTGCAGGCCAGGATCGCCTTGCGGGTCAACACATCCGTGACCGCCTCCTGGAACGACGCAGCCACGTCCGCGACCGGCACCGGCTCGCCCGACGCCTCGCGCGCCTGCACCCAGCGCGCCACCGCGGTCTTCAGACCGGAGAACGAGAAGTCGAACCGGTGGCGCTCCATGTCGCGCCCGGTGGTCAGCCCGCGCGGGAAGTCGATCGCCACCCGGTCCCCCTCACGCGCCATGCGGTCGATGTGCGGCCCCCCGGGGAACGGCAGCCCCAGCACTCGCGCCACCTTGTCGAACGCCTCCCCCGCCGCGTCGTCGATCGTCGACCCCAGCGACTGGATGTCGTGCGTGACGTCGGGCACCAGCAGCAGCGACGAGTGCCCACCCGACACCAGCATCGCCAGCGTCGGCTCCGGCAGCGGCCCGTGCTCGACGATGTCGACGGCGACGTGCGACGCCAGGTGGTTCACGCCATACAGCGGCTTGCCGAGGGCAACCGCCAGCGACTTCGCGGCGGCGACACCGACCATCAACGCGCCGGCCAAGCCCGGCCCGGACGTCACCGCGATCGCGTCGAGGTCGGAGAGCTTGACGCCGGCCTCGCGGGTCGCCCGCTCGATCGTCGGCACCATCGCCTCGAGGTGCGCACGGCTGGCCACCTCGGGCACAACGCCGCCAAAACGGGCGTGCTCGTCGACGCTGCTCGCGATCGCGTCGACCAGCAGCGTCTCGCCGCGCACGATCCCGACACCGGTCTCGTCGCACGACGTCTCGAGACCGAGCACGAGCGGCTGGTCCGCACTCATCGTCCCACCTCCTGGAGCTTCAACCGCATGATGATCGCGTCCACGTCACCTGGCTGGTAGTAGCGCTTGCGCACCGAGATCGTCTCGAAGCCCGTGCTGTCATAGAGCTTCCGCGCCGGACCGTTGTCCGCCCGCACCTCGAGCATGAGGTATGCCGCGTGGTCGGCGACCGCGCGCGCCACGAGCTCGTCGAGCAGCCGGCGACCCAGACCGTGGCCCTGCGCGTGCGGCGCGACGGCCATCGTCATGATGTCGGCGACCTCGCCGCCCAGGTCCACTCCCCCATAACCAGCGAGCTCGCCATCGGAAGACTCCACGACCACGTAGGAACGGCGCGGACGGGCCGCCAGCTCGGCCCAGACCGAGGCGGCTGTCCAAGCGTCGTCGGGGAACAGGGAGGTCTCCAGTGCGACGACTGCGTCGACGTCGGTCCACCGCAGGTCGCGCAGGGTCATCGTTGCGCTCATGACTTGGCCCGCTCGGCAGTCGTGAGGGCGTCGGGGCGACGCAGGTAGAGCGGCTCGACCGGCAGGGTCTCCCCTTGCGAGAGCCGTTGCACCGCAATGTGACCGAGCAAGCCGGCGGAGACGCCGACGACGCCCACCGGACGCGGGAAGAGGTTGGGATAGATCGTCGGCCCCTGGCCGGCCGTCGGGAGGGATCGCACGCCCTCGGGCAGGTCCGCAGGCCGGATCACGGCTGGTTCGGTGAGGCGCAGGGCCTGGTCCTCCTGGGGACGCGAGGGGTCGACGCGGTAGCGGGCCCAGTAGACCTCCTTGCGTCGCGCGTCGGTTGCCACGACGAACTCGCCTGACCCGACCTGTTCCACGGCCTGCTGCGCCAGCGCGTCGAGGCTGCACACGCCGTGGACGGGGATGCCGAGGGCGTGACCGAAGACGAGCCCGGTGACGATCCCGACCCGCAGCCCGGTGAACGGCCCCGGGCCGTTGCCGACCACCACGTCGGTGACGTCGGCCGGGGTCAGGCCCAGCCGAGAGAGCTGGGAGTGGATCAGTGGAGCGACCGTCTCGGTGTGTCCTCGCGGGTCGTCGGACCCGCCCAGCGCCCAGTCAGGCCCGGTCGAGACGGCGACCGAGACGAGGGTGGAGGTGTCGATGGACAGCACCACACGACTCATACCGGCACCTCCAGGGAAGTCAGGTCGACGCCGTCCCAGCGGCCGCCGTGGGACTGGACACGGGCCTGGCGCGTCGACTCCCCGGTGAGGGTCACCTCGAGCCGGTCGTCGGCGAGGTCCTCCGCGAGGCCGTGACCCCATTCGACGACGGTCACGGACTCCTCCAACGAGGTGTCGAGGTCGAGGTCGTCGAGCTCGGCGAACCCGCCCAGCCGGTAGGCGTCGACGTGCACGAGCGCTGGCCCGCCGGTCACCGACGGGTGCACCCGGGCGATGACGAACGTCGGCGAGGTGATCGGGCCGCGCACCCCGACCCCCTCCGCCAGACCCTGGGTGAGCGTGGTCTTGCCAGCCCCCAACCCACCGGTGAGCACCACCAGGTCGCCTGCGGACAACAGCCTGCCCAACCGAGCGCCCCAGGCGCGGGTGTCCTCGGGAGTGACGAGCGGGGGCGAAGCGACGTCAGGCACGGCCTTCTCCACGACGGGCCCTGGCGACCTTGCGACGCTTGGCGAGGTCGGTCACGGTGCGACGGACCCGCGGCTTGCGCGCGACCTTCACGCCCTCGGCGGCAGCTCGCATGCCCCGGTCGATCAGCGCCTCGAACTGCTCGTTCAGCACCTCAGGGTGCTCGAGCATGATGATGTGCCCGGCTTCCTCGATCACCACGTGCTCGGCGCCCGGCACCAGCCGGACGATCTCCTCGCTGTGGTCGGGCGGCGTGAGCACGTCGTGGACTCCGTTGAGCACCAGCACCTCGACGCCGTGGAAGTGCACCAGCGCGTGCCGCTTGTCGTGCCGGTCGAAGGTCGGCAGGAAGTCGGCCATCACGTCGAGCGGGGTCCCGAAGATCATGTCGCCGGTGAGCCGTACGGCTGCAGGCGGGACCGGTGACGCGAAGCTCCAGCGCTCGACGAGGAACTCCTCGATGTCGCGGCCGGCCCGCAGTGCGGTGCGCACCAGACCCGGACGGGCGGACAGCCGGTCGAGCACGCCGGGCCCGAACCGGCCCACCAGCTTGCCGAAGTACTGTCCGAAGCCGAGCGAGACGAGCTGTGCCCCGCCGGCGCTGGTCGCCACGAACGCCGTCGCCACCACCCGGTCGCGCACCAGCTCAGGGTGCTCGCCGGCGAGCGCCATCATCGTCATGCCACCCATCGAGTGACCGATGAGGACGAGCTGCCCGGACGGCGTGGTCTCCTCGATCACGCGGGACAGGTCGCGGCCGAGCTGGTCGATGTCGCACGACGCCTCACTGCCCCGGCCAGACCGTCCGTGCCCGCGCTGGTCCCACGTCACGACGCGGTAGCCGTTGCGCACCAGTGCCTTCCGCTGCAGCACCCAGCTCTCCAGGCTGAGGCAGAACCCGTGCGAGAACACGACCGTCGGCTTGTCCGCGGGCTCACCGGGGCCCGCAGCCGCAGACGGCTCGGGTTCATCGATCTCGACGTGCAGCGGCACTCCGTCGTCCGCGACGACGACGAGCTCCCTGTCGGGCGTGTGGGCGTAGGCGCCCGCGGGTGCCAGCACCGACAGCCGCGCGTGCCGTTCCTTGCTCACCCGTCCGGCGGCGATGCCTGCGGCGGTCGCGGCCCCTGCAGCCGCCAGACCGACGCCGAGCCCGATCAGCCCGCGGTTGGCTGGACTCACGCCGCGCCCTCCCCACCGACATGGACCCGCGGCACCCGCGCCCCCACCCGCGTCACGATCTCGTAGTTGATCGTGTCGATCGCCGCTGCCCAGTCCTGCGCGGTCGGTTCGCCCTGCGCACCGACGCCGAACAGCACGACCTCGTCGCCGGCCAGCGCGGGCGAGTCAGCGCCGAGGTCGAGCACGAACTGGTCCATGCAGACCCGGCCCGCGACGACATACCGACGATCGCCCACCTGCACCGGGCCGACACTGGTGGCGTGCCGCGGCACTCCGTCGCTGTAACCCATCGGCACGAGCCCGAGCTTGGTCGGCTCGGCCGTGGTGTAGACGTGACCGTACGAAACACCTTGTCCGGCAGGCGAATCCTTGACGCT contains the following coding sequences:
- a CDS encoding patatin-like phospholipase domain-containing protein: MTTTETTSHVPTAEDERRRARAEIEELSHAAYDVAAAPPTTAGPPTECDVIMKGGITSGVVYPLTICRLATKYRLKSIGGTSAGAIAAVVAAAAEYRRQHDSEAPAEGYQALAVLPLDVSKRLATLFQPHPETEPIFGVLLAALGPGKVRAAVVALVRERLWWFLGGLLLVLVVAAPALLLNGIPGDEGWGRFTLALILPVLLGLVVGVVAALVGFALKAVKVLPRHDFGLTDGATHSGNADEPALTEWLNRTVNDVAGLPKGRCLTLGDLWGSAGLAAWQAYAAATPTTQRPIGEVRRKRAIDLETMTTNLTIRRPFRMPFRQQVFLFDRDEMLGLFPRDVVDTMVAGLPPSTHLHPKTKQPLFYFPGPGAPEKGERRPGPEALPLVVMARMSLSFPGLIAAVPLYAVDYNGDQSVVRHLFSDGGISSNFPMHFFDSLLPTRPTFGINLASPHPQHPEMTWLSAAAEGGVIPRAQPFTTVPGFVQALRDSVQNWSDNTQVTQRGYAERVVEIRLRKGEGGFNLEMPDDVIMALAGRGAEAGEKLLGFQWDPHRVIRYRNAMTRLSEVLEGFEVAWDARDYGGLVEDYPTSGAPGTSYMDGKAWREKDLAATKALLDLVEEWEQADWPSLRQDRPSPAPAIRMAPE
- a CDS encoding TetR/AcrR family transcriptional regulator, coding for MLGAPTRDRVAERRQATRAEILAAAWDVAHEKGIAALTLKDVADRVGMRAPSLYSHFASKNAIYDAMFGQAWQGCLDAMQAVADAGLPKDPRKALTVMGRAYFDYAVADQSRNQLMNVRISADFQPSEEAYLPSLAVWELAQENFARIGLSAEDDLDLFSAVVGGLVDAQLANDPGGDRYARQLDRALGMLADHFGL
- a CDS encoding maleylpyruvate isomerase family mycothiol-dependent enzyme; its protein translation is MATTTARKEAVHDSRFDHDTAIRLAAEEYSRFARVLDDLDDDDWRAPTSCPGWTVRDMVGHTLGMAELAASLPEMARQMLLATRAAKRSGRPQIDELTDLQVRKHQQLSVPDLVAAVHRIGSEAAAGRRRRPAFLRSRTIVDQGPDGASPESWTVGFLTDTILTRDPWMHRSDIAQALERPMELTPDHDGILVADVVTEWAVRHGQPFDLTLTGPVGGRWSSGTTGESITMDAELFCRTLSGRTPGTGLMATFVPF
- a CDS encoding SRPBCC family protein; amino-acid sequence: MKPIEFEITREVRAPIEEVFARLVDIEGHNDWMAHRGSMLKRTRQTSPGEAGVGTTYVDQTRQGAMPGEIAVLERPYEIVYHWWQKSRAGKVKFEGWPSYNLESSTDGGTVVRHHAKMLAYGVWGLGAPMFRRMALKERTTTLEALKASFEQESR
- a CDS encoding DUF6326 family protein — encoded protein: MSHTSTSTARTAAARMTAAGDSARTTAAGDSAARTLDDPRLPVRVKLAAAWTSVMFLYAYVDIIAFFKPGVVDTILDGKVWEFDATQTLLTTIIALMAIPTFMIVLSTTLPARASRLTNLVVASVQIPYAAFNLAGGTWPFYYGLGVVLEVGLLVLILRMAATWPKAA
- a CDS encoding sensor histidine kinase, with translation MVAVLSSVWEEPRPPDAPPIGRLDQLLAGGFAVAALVEGIVRPGLDWRPLVTVLALVLVPALSWRRQRPLTAAALGWGVAGILSALQLTANTGDLGLYSMAAVLVLLYSLARWGSGREVVAGLAFVTVVVALGMYAASAGWAELFGGVVLLLLVVALAAAFRYRADVSRRRQREIRNDERLSLARDLHDTVAHHVSAIAVQAQAGGVVAAAQPERAAEVLAAIEIEASRTLAEMRSMVRVLREEDAVDFAPQPGVADLPALARAHPSPTVEVVVDGSQHPLPGPVDAAIYRIAQESLTNAVRHARSATSVAIDVCREAGSVRLRVSDDGRTEPGPGPARGFGLRGMAERAELLGGSFSAGPGPDGGWVVEAVLPVEALS
- a CDS encoding response regulator → MTIRVVVADDQDLVRTGLVMILGAQPDLEVVGEAADGLEALALATRLRPDVLLVDIRMPGLDGVEVTRRLAGPDVPDPMAVVVITTFDLDEYVLGALRAGARGFLLKDAGPALLVQAIHAAAEGDALIAPNVTRRLLATFADQTPTTPVQPVVPLTEREEEVLALVARGRTNAEIATELFVGLSTVKSHVASLMAKLGARNRVEIAMWAYDTKRVRAG